The window TGACAACGATGCTCTCCAGGCGGCTCCAGCGAGTCCAGGTGCTACCCGCATAGAGTGTCCACTGGTCATCCAGTTCATGGGTGATCGAGAAGTCCACCGATTCTGGCGTCTTTATTTTCAGGCTGGCGTCGAATTTGCCGTTCAGGCCGAGGGCTGCAATCGGGTACGACACTCGCGTGTCGCCTTCAAGCTTGTAGTCGACCATCGAGTGATAGGTCAGGCCCAGGCGGGTACGGTCTGTAGCTTGTACGAGGACGCCAATGTTGTAACCGATCGCGGTGTCGTCGCCCTTGATCTTGATTTCGCCATCCGGCCCGTTCGGGCCCAGCAGCGCCTTGCTGGACAGATTCGAGCCCAGTTCACCCTTGATACGGTTGATGGTCGGACCGAAACCGATCGACACCTTGTCGTTGAAGGCATAGCTGATGGTTGGCTGGAAGGTGACGACCTCGACCTTGCTCTTCTTGCCCCAGTAGCGTGCCGCGTCGTCGCTGCCGTAGTCCGTGATCAGGCCGTATGGCACGTAAACGCCGAAACCGACGCTCCAGTGATCATCGATCGGTTTGACGTAATAGCCCATGGGTACACCCACGACCGGGACCATGTCGCCATCGGTTTCCCCCCCGAAATTGCTACCACGACCCGAAATATCAGTTTTGGCAATGACAGCCGCGCCACCCACGGTGACCTGTTCGCGCTTGAGGCGAGACATGCCCGCAGGGTTGCCATACACCGTGCTGGCATCTTCGGCAGAAGACGAACGTCCCGCAAACCCGGTTCCCATGCCGCTGATGCTTTGTTCGTTCAGCGCGAAACCTGCGGCGAGCAGTTGGCTGGAAGCAAGTGCAACGGCTACGCCGAGGGAGGCTTTGAGCATTACTTTTTTCATTATTAGAAAACTCCTTGGGATCTCCGGGGCGAAAAGCTACCAACAAATCACGCGCCGCGCTATAGCCTCAATCGCAGGAGATAGAGCGGTTTTGTAGGACAATCCGACCAAAATTCCCTTTTTTCCGGGTGCGTTGTAGGACGCGTCTTAAGATGCCTGCGGCAATCTCTGATCTATGCAGGTATGCCAGGCGTGTGTGAAGTCGCGCAGGCGACCTTGGGGGTTGAAAATCTGTCGCCAGATTCGCGCAAGTGCGAGAAGGTCATCGGCGGCCGGCAGTGGCGTGGCCTGCTCTTCGATGAGCATCCAGGCAATCGCGGTTGAATAACGCAGGTTGACGGTGAGTTCCAGGTGCGGGCCGCCGAGGAAGGCGTGCTGGCTGGCCAGGCCGCGGACCAGGCTGGCCAGGTCGGGGTCACGGGCAAGATAGTCGTCCCAGATAGCCTGGTGACGGTGTTCGCCAATACGGTACAGACCGTGCCCACGACGGTCGTGCAAGGCCGACCCCAGGGCCGACTGGCTGGCGGCGATGCCAAGCAACAAGGCTTCGGCGCTGGCGCAGTGACGGTTCAGGTAGACCAGGGTGGGTCGGATCACATACTGACACAATTCATTCGCCGCGATACCCATGATGCCCTCGAGCAGTTAAGGGCCGGACGGGCGCTGGAGCTTGGCAGCTGGTGAGTGATCAGGCCCGCCGGAAGCGGCAAGCACCGCTCGAGTTGAAGTGTAGTGTGATAATCGTGGTGTAAAGGGCTGTTTTTAAATCGATTGCTGCCTGACGTACTTGGCTATATGCCTTAAGGCAATTACGCCACGAACGTTCAGGCAGGCTTGCGATGGGATGATTCAGCGCTTGAATACCGCAGCATTCGCCGCTCACGCGGTGAGCGACTGGCGGGTTCGAGCGATGACCGCCTGCAGCGGTTCACTGCGGCTGTACTGTTCAGGGTACAGGCGTTCGGTGTGGCAGGCGACGCCGTGTTCGTCTACCAGGGTGAAGCTGAAGCTGCCTTTGCGAGGGGCAACGATAAGGCACTTCAACGGCGAGAAGGCCTGGGAGAGGGTGCCAATGGCAGCCTGAATCTGATGATGAGTTTGCATATTGTTGGAGGTTCCTGCTTTAAACACGGGGGTTATGATCCGTGCATGATAGAAACGTTCCAGTGACGCCTTTATTAAGGGACGAACGAACCTGACTGGAACAGGGCAGCCAGAGGGAGCGCAATCAAAGGTGGGCGCGTGGGCTGACTGGTAGGTACTTCAGAGGACAGGCAGCACGCCGGGGCCAAGGTTCTAGGCCGTCGGGGTGGGATCCTGATCAATCTGTCACGTGATTCGTGCTTGAACAGCGCAGGGCTGGCGAGTGAATCATCGAATGGGCCGGTCCTGGTTTCAGCAGCGTCACCCTTGGGAGGAGTGTGTCTGCAAGGACGCTTAAGGCCAGAATTGACTTTCAGCTTGGTACTAACGATGCGCACCTTAGCGAAAATACAGGTGCTTGGCAAGGACTTTGTGTTAATACAGGTTAGCCGCGCAGTATGGCGCGTATTTTCCCTGATGGGAAGGGGCTGCAAAAGCCCCGTATCCGGCCTGATGTACCGATTTCGTGCATTCAATTGAAGGTTTTTGGTGCACTTGTTCACATTTGGAGCAGCGCTTGCAACTGCCTTGCAGCATGCGATGACAGCCTCGCCAATGCCTTGACTGGCCGGTTAAGTCAATGAAAAAAAACACTATTTTTAGCTGGTGAAAAAATCGTCAGTTTGAGCGAAAGCCCCAATTCATAGGGGTTTGCGGGGGATGCCAGGGGGTTGTCCACCGAGTTATCCACAGGAACTGTGGATTGTCCCTGGCGCTTGCTCTAGGACGGGCGTGCCAGCAATACAGTGAACTGTCCGACAATCTACATGCTTCAGGAGGCCAGTTGGTCATCCACTTGAAAACGTCAAGAAAAGATCATTGAAAATTTTTTCAATCCTGCAGAAATCGGAAGGCCATGTCGCAAAAAAAAGGGTAGAGTGGCGCGCCTTTCGAGTTGCCAATCCTGTTGCTCATGAAGTTTCGCGGTAAACACCTCGCCAGCCCTGCTGCATCGACGCCTGCGCCTCCCCCCAAACGTTTCTCCCTCAAAGTGGCCTTGTGGCTGCTCGACAACCCGCGCCTGGGTGACAAGCCGCAGGTCAAGCACTTGGCCGGGCGCCTGTTGAAACAGCCGGCGCGTCAGGGTGTGGTAGTGGCGCAAAGCCGCCTGGGACAGATGTTGTGCCGTGATTGCGGCAATGCCCGTGACCGGCGTATTGGCCATGAACTGCTGCGCCAGGCGGCCCGCGCCGGTGATCGGCGCGCGCAACTGGAGTATGCACGGCTGTGCCAGCACAACGAGCCGGAGCAGGCGCGGTACTGGCTGGAGCTGGCGGCAGGGCAAGGGTCGCAGGAAGCACGGCGGCTTTTGCGGCAGTGGTTCCATGCCTGAGGTGTATTGCCAGCACTGGCCTTTTCGCGGGTTTACCCGCGAAGAGGCCGGAACAGGCAACACACCGCTCAGGCTGATAAGCTGCGATGCATTCATCCAGGATCATTCGGGGTAAGCATGACAGTGGATCTGGCCAGCATTCTGCTGGGCTTGGTGGCAGGTGCATTACCTTGCCTGGGTTGGGTCATGCAGGTGCAGCGTCGCCAGGGCACGCGGCAAGGCGAACAGGCTTTGCTCGAAGAGCGCCTCAATGCTGCCCAGCTGGCCCTGGCCGGCTTGCAGGCGCAACTGGACGCCAGCCGCGATGAAATCAGCGATCTCAGCGAAGCCAACACCGTCAAGCAGACCCAGCTGGCCGCCCAGGGCCGTGAGCTGGAACTGCTGCAGATCGACCGTGACAATGCCCGTGATGCCGCTCACGCCTGGAACCTCGAACGTGCCAACCGCGAAGCCGAACTGCGTCGCCTGGAGGCCCAGACCGCACGCCTGGACGCCGAACTGCGCGAGCAGCAGGAAAGCCACCAGCAGCGCCTGGAAGACCTGCAGGAAGCCCGCGACACCCTGCGCGCCCAGTTCGCCGACATGGCTACCAAGATCTTCGACGAGCGCGAGCAGCGCTTCGCCCAGACCAGCCAGCAGCATCTCGGCCAGTTGCTCGACCCGCTCAAGGAGCGCATCCAGGCTTTCGAAAAACGCGTGGAAGAGAGCTACCAGCAGGAAGCCCGCGAGCGCTTCTCGCTGGGCAAGGAGCTGGAGCGCCTGCAGCAACTCAACCTGCGCCTGTCCGACGAAGCCACCAACCTGACCCAGGCGCTGAAGGGCCAGAAAACCCAGGGCAACTGGGGTGAGTTGATCCTCGAACGGGTGTTGGAGCATGCCGGCCTGGAAAAGGGCCGCGAATACCAGACCCAGGTCAGCTTGAAGAGCGCCGATGGCGAGCGCTTCCAGCCTGACGTTCTGATCATGCTGCCCGGCGACAAGCAGGTAGTGGTGGATGCCAAGGTCAGCCTCACCGCCTACCAGCAGTTCGTCGCCGGCAACGACGAGGCTGCGCTCAAGCAGCATGTGCAGTCGCTGCGCAGTCACGTCAAAGGCCTGTCGAGCAAGGACTACAACCGCCTCGAAGGCCTGCACAGCCTGGATTTCGTGCTGCTGTTCGTGCCGATCGAGGCCGCCTTCTCGGCAGCCCTGCAGGCCGAGCCGAACCTGTTCCAGGAAGCCTTCGACCGGCAGATCGTGATCGTCAGCCCGACCACCTTGCTGGCCACCTTGCGGGTGATCGACAGCCTGTGGAAGCAGGAACGCCAGGGCCAGAACGCCCGCGAGATCGCCGAACGCGCCGGCTGGCTGTACGACAAGTTCGTGCTGTTCATCCAGGACCTGGACGAGTTGGGCAGCCGCCTGCAGCAGGTGGACAAGGCCTATGCCGCGGCGCGCAACAAGCTGTGTGAAGGGCGCGGCAACCTGGTCAGCCGCAGCGAACAGCTGAAGCTGCTGGGCGCCCGCGCCAGCAAGAGCCTGCCGGCCGACCTGCTGGAGCGGGCGCTGTCCGATGAGGCGTTGCCGGACGAAGCGCTTACTGAACCAGGTTCAGATGGCGATTGAGCATGGCACGCAGGGCCGCCGGCTTGACCGGCTTGGCCAGGTAGTCCAGGCCAGAGGCATGCACCATGGCGATGGTTTCCTTGCTGCCGTCAGCGCTGATCACCACGCCCGGCACCGGCTCGCCAAGGCGCGCGCGTAGCCAGCCCATCAGCCCGGTACCAGTTTCGCCGTCGTCCAGGTGGTAGTCGACCAGCGCCAGGTGCGGGCGCATGCCCTTGGCCAGCAGAGCTTCGCATTCGGCGCGGTTGCGCGCGGTCCACACCTGGCAACCCCAGCGGCTGAGCAGGCTGTTCATGCCAATCAGGATGCTGTCTTCGTTGTCCACGCACAGTACCTGCAGCCCGGCCAGTGGCTGGCCGCCCTGTTCCACCGGGGCGGCGGGCGCCGGCGCGGCCTGGTGGGCAATTGGTACGCTGACGCGGAACACCGTGCCCTTGCCCGGCCACGAGCGCACTTCCAGCTTGTGCCCCAGCACCCGGCACAGGCCGTCGGCGATCGCCAGGCCCAGGCCCAGGCCCTTCTCGGCGCGGGTCTGGTGGCTGTCCAGGCGCTTGAACTCCTGGAAGATCACCTGCAGCTTGTCGTCGGCGATGCCGGGGCCGCGGTCCCACACTTCAAGCCACAACTGTTCACCCTGGCGCCGTGCGCCCAGCAGGATCGGGCTCTTGCCGTAGCGCAGGGCGTTGGTCAGGAAGTTCTGCAGCACCCGGCGCAGCAGCTTCATGTCACTGTCCACCCGCAGGCGGCTGCCGCGCAGGCGAAATTCCAGGCCCTTCTCGGCGGCCAGCACCTTGAATTCGGCACCCAGGGTGTCGAACAGCTCGTTGAGGGCAAAGGGTTTGGCATCCGGGGTAATCTTGCCGTTTTCAAGGCGTGAGATGTCCAGCAGGTCGCTGATCAGCTCTTCGGCCGAGCGCAGCGAACTGTCCATGTGCTGCACCAGCTGCCGGGCCTCTTCATTCATGCCCTCGGCCTGTTGCGACAAGGCGGCGGAGAACAGCCGGGCCGCGTTCAGCGGCTGCATCAGGTCATGGCTGACCGCAGCCAGGAAACGGGTCTTGGACTGGCTCACCGCTTCGGCACGGCTCTTGGCTTCGGACAACGCCTGGTTCAGTTGCGACAGCTCCTGGGTGCGTTCCGCCACCCGTTGCTCCAGGCGTTCGTTGGCATCGCGCAGGGCCTGCTCGGCCTCACGGAACGGGGTGATGTCGGTGAAGCTCATGACGAAACCGCCGCCCGGCATCGGGTTGCCGATCAGCTCGATCACCCGGCCATTGGGGAACAAGCGCTCGGAGGAGTGCGCACGGCCCTGACGCATCCAGTGCAGGCGACGCGCCACGTGCACCTGCGCCTCGCCCGGTCCGCACAGGCCACGCTCGGCGTTGTAGCGGATGATGTCGGCGATCGGCCGGCCCACGCTGATCAGCCCGTCGGGGTAGTTGAACAGTTCCAGGTAACGGCGGTTCCAGGCCACCAGGTGCAGGTTCTGGTCGACCACGCTGATGCCCTGGTTGATGTTCTCGATTGCCCCTTGCAGCAGGGCGCGGTTGAACTGCAGCACCTCGCTGGCTTCGTCGGCGATACGCACCACGTCTTCCAGCTGCATGTCGCGGCCTTCGATGGCGGCCTTGACCACGGCGCGGGTCGACGAGGTGCCGAGTACGCCGGCCAGCAGGCGTTCGGTATGTTCGATCCAGTCGCCGTCGGCGTTCTGGTTGGGGTTGAAGCCCTTGCCCTGGCGGTAGGCGAAGCGGATGAAGCTCTGCCGGGCGCGTTCTTCACCAACGAAGCGCGAGGCCAGGGTCAGCAGGTCGTCGATCTGCACCGCCAGCAGCGGCTTGCTGCTGGGCCTGGCGCTGGTCTGCTGGCCGATGAAGCGGCCGGCCTGCCAATGCTCGGAAACCCGCGTGCGCGAAAGCACCGAGACCCAGGCGAACAGAGTGAAGTTGCCCGCCAGCGACAGCACGACACCCTGGGTCAGTGGGCTGATCGGCAGGTCAAGCGGGTTGCCGTGCAGCCACGCCAACCCTGGGAACAGCTGCAGCGACCAGCCCACGCTATGCGCGGCAATCGGCAGCACCAGGGTGTAGAACCACAGGAAAATACCTGCGGCCAGGCCGGCGAACACACCGCGGCGGTTGGCCTGTTTCCAGTACAGCGCACCAAGCATGGCCGGTGTCAGTTGGGTCACGGCAGCGAAGGCGATCTGGCCGATGGTCGCCAGGCTGGCGGTGGAGCCCAGCAGGCGGTAGCTGACATACGCCAGCAGCAGGATCACCACGATGGTCACCCGGCGTACAGAGAGCATCCAGTGGCGGAATGCCTCGAACGGCCGCTCGGCGTTGGTACGGCGCAGCAGCCAGGGCAGCAGCATGTCGTTGGAGACCATGGTCGACAGCGCCACGGCCTCGACGATGACCATGCCCGTGGCCGCCGATGCACCACCGATGAATGCCAGCAGGGCCAGGCTCGGGTGTGCCTCGGCCAGAGGAAGGCTGATGACGAACGAATCGGAGATCACCGTGCCCGGCAGCAGCATCTGCCCGGCCAGGGCGATCGGCACCACAAACAATGCGGCGAGCGCCAGGTACATCGGGAATACCCAGCGCGCCAGGCGCATGTCCTGGGGTTCGATGTTCTCCACCACGGTGACGTGGAATTGCCGTGGCAGGCAGATGATCGCCATCATCGCCACGGCGGTCTGCACCACCATCGACGGCCAATTGATGGTCTCCTGCCAATAGTCCTGAAGGTGGATCGACTGGCGGGCCTGGCTGAACAGGTCGTCGAAGCCGTCATACAGGTTGAAGACGACAAAGATGCCCACGGCGAGGAAGGCCAGCAGCTTGATCAGTGATTCGAAGGCAATCGCCAGGACCATGCCACGGTGGTGTTCGGTCACGTCCAGGCTGCGGGTACCGAAGACGATGGCGAACAGTGCCAGCACCAGGGATACAACCAGTGCGGTGTCCTGTACGCGGGTGCCGGTGGCGTCGGCGTTGGCGCCGATCAGCAGGTTCACCCCCAGCACGATGCCCTTGAGTTGCAAGGCGATGTACGGCAGCACGCCGACCAGGCAGATGAGCGCCACGACCACCGCCAGGGACTGCGACTTGCCATAGCGCGCGGCGATGAAGTCGGCAATCGAGGTGATGTTCTGTTGCTTGCTGATCAGCACCATCTTCTGCAGCACCCAGGGCGCGAAGATCAGCAGCAGCACCGGGCCCAGGTAAATCGGCAGGAATGCCCAGAGCTGTTCGGCGGCCTGGCCGACCGCGCCGAAGAAGGTCCAGCTGGTGCAGTACACGGCCAGCGACAGGCTGTACACCCAGGCACGCAGCTTCGGCGGCAACGGCGTGCTGCGGCGGTCGCCGTAGAAGGCGATGGCGAACATGATGGCCATATAGGCCAGGGCGACCACGGCGATCAGCCCGCTGGACAACGACATGAAGACTCCGAAGCAAAAAGATAACGCGGTCCCGATCAATCAGTCTGGCACGCAGGTGCCGCTTCGTCAGCGCAGACGATGGTTGTAGGAGCGAGCTTGCTCGCGAAGAGGCCGATACAGCCAACATCAGTTACTGCGGGTACCCAGCCAATAAAACACCCCCGCCAGTATCACCGACAACACCAGCAGGTAGAAGATCGCCCCCGGCCACAGATGTACCAGGGCAAACCCCACCATCACCGGCCCCAGCGCCGCACCGAGGTTGGACAGGTTCTGCGCGCCGTAATACACCCCACGCAAGTGCTCCGGCGCGATCAGGTCGATGAACATGTACTCGGCCGGGATCACGATGATCTCGCCCAGGGTGAACACCAGCATCGCCAGGCACCACGCCAGCGCCGAACCGGCCAGGGCGAAGCCCAGCAGCCCGGCGATGAACAGGCCCATGCCGGCCAGCAGCCAGGGCATCAGGCGCTGGCGGCTGATGCGGCGGCCGATCAGGTACTGCAGGGCAATCACCGTCACCGCGTTGGTGGTCACCAGGTAACCGATCAGGCGCGCCGCCTCGGCCGGGCTGCTGGTTACCACCAGGTATTGCGACAGGTAGGCAGTGAACTGGCCGAATACTACCGCGCTCAGCACCCCGCCCAGGGTGAAGCATATCAGCCGTCGGTCACGGGCCAGACCCAGCGCCACCTGGCCAAAGCCGACCCCGGGTTTGTCCGGCACACTGGCCTGCAGGCCGCGGTCCCCCAGGCGCCAGTAGGTCAGGCACATACCCAGGCCGAGCAGGGCGGAGGCAATGAACGGCATATGGTCGTTCAGCTCCAGCATGGCCACGCCCAGCAGCGGGCCGGCGGCGTAGCCGACGTTGCTGAGGGTGTACTTGATGGCGAACACTTCGGCCCGTGCCTCCACCGGTAGCAATGCGCAGAAGCCCGCCTTGGCAGCGATGTCGACCACTGCCAGGGCCAGGTTGATCAGCACCAGGCAGATAAAGAACAGCAGCGCCGAGTTGCTGGCGACCGCGCCGACGAAAGCCAGGGCAAACAGCAGGGTGCTGGCGCTGACCAGGGTGTGGTTGCGCAAGGTATCCACAAGGTGGCCGCCATACAGGCTCAGCAGCGAGGCGATGATCAGCGCACCACCGATCAGCAGGCCGATCTGGCTGATCGGCAGCTGGAAGTTGTCAGCCAGGTACACCACCAGGTAGGGCAGGGTAAGGGCACGGGCGACGGTGAGGGTGAAGGTAGTGCCGAGCAGCAGGCGCACGGTGTGCGGGTAGCGTTTGATGGCGGCGAGCATTGCCACGTCCTTGTTGTGGAATAGCCGAATCGGAGCATATGACAAATGGGGGCTGCTCTGCAGCCCATCGCCGGCAAACCAGCTCCCACCTCGACCGCATTGATCTCAAGCCATGTGCGGTACCTGTGGGAGCCGGCTTGCCGGCGATGAGGCCGGAACAGGCTTGCTACAGAATCACCGCGCTTGCCAGTCAGTGCATTTCCCATGCAGATTTGTGGCTTGTCGCGCCCTGCGCGCCTCCAATTGAAAAGCCCTCAGGACCAAGGACGATGAGTCACTCCTCGCAATTCACCTTGCTCGGCAAGCGGCGTTTCCTGCCGTTTTTCATCACCCAGTCGCTGGGTGCCTTCAACGACAACCTGTTCAAGCAGTCGCTGATCCTGGCGATCCTGTTCAAGCTCAGCCTGGGCGACGGCGACCGTTCGATCTGGGTCAACCTGTGCGCCCTGCTGTTCATCCTGCCGTTCTTCCTGTTCTCTGCGCTGGGCGGGCAGTTTGGCGAGAAGTTCGCCAAGGATGCGCTGATCCGGGCCATCAAGCTGGCCGAGATCGCGATCATGGCGGTAGGCGCGCTCGGTTTCATCACCAACCACCTGGCACTGATGCTGGTGGCGCTGTTCGGCATGGGAACCCACTCGGCTCTGTTCGGCCCGGTGAAGTACTCGATCCTGCCGCAGGCCCTGCGCGAGGAAGAACTGGTCGGCGGCAACGGGCTGGTGGAAACCGGTACTTTCCTGGCCATCCTCGCCGGCACCATCGGCGCTGGGGTGATGATGTCGGCTGACAGCTATGCCACCGTGGTGGCTGGTGGCGTGGTCGGCACCGCCGTGCTCGGTTACCTGGCCAGCCGCTGGATCCCGCGGGCCGCTGCCGCTTCGCCGCAAATGCCGCTGGACTGGAACATCTTCAGGCAGTCGTGGGCGATCCTGCGCATGGGCCTGGGGCAGCCGCCGGCGGTGTCGCGCTCGATCGTCGGCAACTCGTGGTTCTGGTTCGTCGGTGCCATCTACCTCACGCAGATCCCGGCCTACGCCAAGGACTGGCTGCACGGTGACGGCACGGTGGTGACACTGGTGCTGACCCTGTTCTCGGTGGGGATTGCCTTGGGTTCGCTGCTGTGCGAGCGGCTCAGCGGGCGCAAGGTGGAAATCGGCCTGGTGCCGTTCGGCTCGTTCGGGCTGAGCCTGTTCGGCCTGCTTTGGTGGTGGCACTCCGGCGATGTGCCGGCTGCGGCGGCACCGCACGACTGGCTGGCGCTGTTGGGCATGGGCCAGGCCTGGTGGATCCTGCTGTCTATCGTCGGCCTTGGGGTGTTCGGCGGCTTCTATATCGTACCGCTGTATGCACTGATCCAGGCCCGCACCGCCGAAGACCAGCGCGCCCGGGTGATCGCGGCCAACAACATCCTCAATGCCCTGTTCATGGTGGTGTCGGCAGTGCTCACCATCATCCTGCTGGGCCTGGCCGAGCTGACCATCCCGCAACTGTTCCTGGTGGTGTCGCTGCTCAATATCGCGGTCAACGCCTATATCTTCAGGATCGTGCCCGAGTTCACCATGCGCTTCCTGATCTGGCTGCTCAGCCATTCGATGTACCGCGTGCAGCACCGCGACCTCGAACGCATCCCCGACGAAGGCGCGGCGCTGCTGGTTTGCAACCACGTGTCGTTCGTCGATGCGCTGCTGCTGGGAGGGGCGATTCGCCGGCCGATCCGCTTCGTCATGTACTACAAGATCTACAACCTGCCGGTACTCAACTTCGTGTTCCGCACCGCAGGCGCCATCCCGATTGCCGGGCGCAACGAAGACCTGGCCATCTACGAACGTGCTTTCGCGCGCATTGCCGAGTACCTGGCCGATGGCGAGCTGGTATGCATCTTCCCTGAAGGCAAGCTGACCGGGGATGGCGAAATCGACGTGTTCAAGGGCGGCGTCAACCGCATCCTCGAAGAAACCCCGGTGCCGGTCATTCCGTTGGCCTTGCAGGGGCTGTGGGGCAGCTTCTTCAGTCGTGACCCGGCCAAGGGCTTTTTCAAGCGCCTGTGGTCGCGGGTGACCATCGTGGCAGGCGCCGCCATCCCGGTGGAGGCGGCGCAGCCAGAAGCCTTGCGTGAGCAGGTCAGCCGCCTGCGCGGCAACCTGCGCTAGGGGAGGGCGTCAGCTGGCGCTGACTTTCAGGCCGACCAGGCCGGTAATGATCAGCGCCACGCTGACCAGGCGTACCAGGGCCATGGACTCGCCGAACAGGATGATGCCGGCGATCACCGTGCCGACGGCGCCGACGCCGGTCCATATGGCATAGGCGGTACCCAGCGGCAACTCTTTCATGGCCAGGCCCAGCAGGCCTAGGCTGATGGCCATGGCGGCGACGGTGAGGACGGTGGGCAGTGGTTTGCTGAAGCCGTCGGTGTATTTCAGGCCGACGGCCCAGCCGACCTCGAACAGGCCGGCGAAGAACAGGATGATCCAGGACATGGTGCGTCTCCATCGTTGTGAATGATGGGGCCGTCCCCGGAATGGTCACGCTGTGCGTCGTGAGGTCGTCCTCACAGTGGATACATGGTGCACACCTGCAGCCCTAGGGGCAAGCCTGTACCGGCCTCTTCGCGGGTAAACCCGCTCCTACAGGGATCTCCACAATTTTCAGACCTGTGCAGTACCTGTGGGAGCGGTTTACCCGCGAAGGGGCCAGTTCAGGCAACTTCAATGCCTGGCCAGCTCCCCACCTTCGGCTTCTGCCACAGGGTCCCCCATACGCCGGAACCAGGTAGACAGCAGCGCCCCGGAAATATTGTGCCAAACGCTGAACAACGCACTCGGCACCGCAGCCAGCGGCGAAAAATGCGCCGCTGCCAGTGCTGCGCCCAGCCCGGAGTTCTGCATGCCCACCTCCAGCGCCAGCGACTTGCGCTGTGCCAGTGGCAGCTTGCACAGCCTGCCGGTCAGGTACCCCAGCAAGTAGCCGAAGCTGTTGTGCAATATCACCACCGCCATGATCAGCAGCCCTGATTCGGCGATCTTCGCCTGGCTGGCCGCCACCACCGCGCACACGATCATCACGA of the Pseudomonas asiatica genome contains:
- a CDS encoding OmpP1/FadL family transporter; this translates as MKKVMLKASLGVAVALASSQLLAAGFALNEQSISGMGTGFAGRSSSAEDASTVYGNPAGMSRLKREQVTVGGAAVIAKTDISGRGSNFGGETDGDMVPVVGVPMGYYVKPIDDHWSVGFGVYVPYGLITDYGSDDAARYWGKKSKVEVVTFQPTISYAFNDKVSIGFGPTINRIKGELGSNLSSKALLGPNGPDGEIKIKGDDTAIGYNIGVLVQATDRTRLGLTYHSMVDYKLEGDTRVSYPIAALGLNGKFDASLKIKTPESVDFSITHELDDQWTLYAGSTWTRWSRLESIVVKNEAPAGYPLQTITEEQNWHDTWAHAIGAAYKVNKEWTLRAGFSVDQSPTNNHDRSPRIPTGDRKAVSFGAGWSPNDDMTIDVAYSYLWEEDTKVNNVSGSPTQQALKGTYQAKYENSAHGIGASLTYRF
- a CDS encoding tetratricopeptide repeat protein — its product is MKFRGKHLASPAASTPAPPPKRFSLKVALWLLDNPRLGDKPQVKHLAGRLLKQPARQGVVVAQSRLGQMLCRDCGNARDRRIGHELLRQAARAGDRRAQLEYARLCQHNEPEQARYWLELAAGQGSQEARRLLRQWFHA
- the rmuC gene encoding DNA recombination protein RmuC, producing the protein MLEERLNAAQLALAGLQAQLDASRDEISDLSEANTVKQTQLAAQGRELELLQIDRDNARDAAHAWNLERANREAELRRLEAQTARLDAELREQQESHQQRLEDLQEARDTLRAQFADMATKIFDEREQRFAQTSQQHLGQLLDPLKERIQAFEKRVEESYQQEARERFSLGKELERLQQLNLRLSDEATNLTQALKGQKTQGNWGELILERVLEHAGLEKGREYQTQVSLKSADGERFQPDVLIMLPGDKQVVVDAKVSLTAYQQFVAGNDEAALKQHVQSLRSHVKGLSSKDYNRLEGLHSLDFVLLFVPIEAAFSAALQAEPNLFQEAFDRQIVIVSPTTLLATLRVIDSLWKQERQGQNAREIAERAGWLYDKFVLFIQDLDELGSRLQQVDKAYAAARNKLCEGRGNLVSRSEQLKLLGARASKSLPADLLERALSDEALPDEALTEPGSDGD
- a CDS encoding hybrid sensor histidine kinase/response regulator, translated to MSLSSGLIAVVALAYMAIMFAIAFYGDRRSTPLPPKLRAWVYSLSLAVYCTSWTFFGAVGQAAEQLWAFLPIYLGPVLLLIFAPWVLQKMVLISKQQNITSIADFIAARYGKSQSLAVVVALICLVGVLPYIALQLKGIVLGVNLLIGANADATGTRVQDTALVVSLVLALFAIVFGTRSLDVTEHHRGMVLAIAFESLIKLLAFLAVGIFVVFNLYDGFDDLFSQARQSIHLQDYWQETINWPSMVVQTAVAMMAIICLPRQFHVTVVENIEPQDMRLARWVFPMYLALAALFVVPIALAGQMLLPGTVISDSFVISLPLAEAHPSLALLAFIGGASAATGMVIVEAVALSTMVSNDMLLPWLLRRTNAERPFEAFRHWMLSVRRVTIVVILLLAYVSYRLLGSTASLATIGQIAFAAVTQLTPAMLGALYWKQANRRGVFAGLAAGIFLWFYTLVLPIAAHSVGWSLQLFPGLAWLHGNPLDLPISPLTQGVVLSLAGNFTLFAWVSVLSRTRVSEHWQAGRFIGQQTSARPSSKPLLAVQIDDLLTLASRFVGEERARQSFIRFAYRQGKGFNPNQNADGDWIEHTERLLAGVLGTSSTRAVVKAAIEGRDMQLEDVVRIADEASEVLQFNRALLQGAIENINQGISVVDQNLHLVAWNRRYLELFNYPDGLISVGRPIADIIRYNAERGLCGPGEAQVHVARRLHWMRQGRAHSSERLFPNGRVIELIGNPMPGGGFVMSFTDITPFREAEQALRDANERLEQRVAERTQELSQLNQALSEAKSRAEAVSQSKTRFLAAVSHDLMQPLNAARLFSAALSQQAEGMNEEARQLVQHMDSSLRSAEELISDLLDISRLENGKITPDAKPFALNELFDTLGAEFKVLAAEKGLEFRLRGSRLRVDSDMKLLRRVLQNFLTNALRYGKSPILLGARRQGEQLWLEVWDRGPGIADDKLQVIFQEFKRLDSHQTRAEKGLGLGLAIADGLCRVLGHKLEVRSWPGKGTVFRVSVPIAHQAAPAPAAPVEQGGQPLAGLQVLCVDNEDSILIGMNSLLSRWGCQVWTARNRAECEALLAKGMRPHLALVDYHLDDGETGTGLMGWLRARLGEPVPGVVISADGSKETIAMVHASGLDYLAKPVKPAALRAMLNRHLNLVQ
- a CDS encoding MFS transporter, yielding MLAAIKRYPHTVRLLLGTTFTLTVARALTLPYLVVYLADNFQLPISQIGLLIGGALIIASLLSLYGGHLVDTLRNHTLVSASTLLFALAFVGAVASNSALLFFICLVLINLALAVVDIAAKAGFCALLPVEARAEVFAIKYTLSNVGYAAGPLLGVAMLELNDHMPFIASALLGLGMCLTYWRLGDRGLQASVPDKPGVGFGQVALGLARDRRLICFTLGGVLSAVVFGQFTAYLSQYLVVTSSPAEAARLIGYLVTTNAVTVIALQYLIGRRISRQRLMPWLLAGMGLFIAGLLGFALAGSALAWCLAMLVFTLGEIIVIPAEYMFIDLIAPEHLRGVYYGAQNLSNLGAALGPVMVGFALVHLWPGAIFYLLVLSVILAGVFYWLGTRSN